Below is a window of Rahnella aceris DNA.
GACGCCGTGATAAGAGATCTAACAACGCTTTATCAACGTCGTCGATCTGATCGCGCAACGCGTTAAGTTCTGCCACCATAAAAACTTACTCTCCTGCGATTCGTGCCGCCAGCGCGTCGCCCAGTTCCTGATGCATCGTGCGCAGCAGGTTTTCCGTGGTTTCCCAGTTAATGCAGGCATCCGTAACAGACACACCGTATTTCATTTCTGAACGCGGTTGTTCAGAAGACTGGCTGCCTTCGTTCAGATGACTTTCCAGCATCAGCCCCGTGATAGAGCGGTTACCGGCTTTAATCTGATCGATGACAGACTGAGCCACAACAGGCTGGCGACGATAGTCTTTGTTTGAGTTACCGTGACTGCAATCTATCATCAAGGAAGGATGGAGTCCCGCATCGGCCATCTGTTTTTCACAGGCCTGAACGTCCTGCTCGCTGTAGTTTGGCATTTTGCCGCCGCGCAAAATCACATGCCCGTCCGGGTTGCCCTGAGTCTGCAACAGGCAAACCTGACCGGCCTGATTGATCCCCACAAAGCGGTGCGCCATTTCTGCAGCACGCATCGCATTGATCGCCGTACCCAGGCTGCCGTCAGTCCCGTTCTTGAAGCCCACAGGCATTGACAGACCAGACGCCATTTCGCGGTGAGTCTGAGATTCGGTCGTACGCGCACCGATTGCTGACCAGCTGAACAGATCACCTAAGTATTGCGGACTGTTGGGATCCAGCGCTTCTGTTGCCAGCGGTAACCCCATGCCGACCAGTTGCAGCAACAAATCACGGGCAATGTGCAG
It encodes the following:
- a CDS encoding 3-deoxy-7-phosphoheptulonate synthase → MQKDALNNVHITAEQILITPEELKNRFPLSVSDENSISEARKTIADIVHGRDPRLLVVCGPCSIHDVDAALDYARHLKTLAAELSDRLYIVMRVYFEKPRTTVGWKGLINDPHMDGTFDVEAGLHIARDLLLQLVGMGLPLATEALDPNSPQYLGDLFSWSAIGARTTESQTHREMASGLSMPVGFKNGTDGSLGTAINAMRAAEMAHRFVGINQAGQVCLLQTQGNPDGHVILRGGKMPNYSEQDVQACEKQMADAGLHPSLMIDCSHGNSNKDYRRQPVVAQSVIDQIKAGNRSITGLMLESHLNEGSQSSEQPRSEMKYGVSVTDACINWETTENLLRTMHQELGDALAARIAGE